The Klebsiella aerogenes KCTC 2190 region TTAACGGTGAAAACCTGCACGATTATCTTGGCGTGCAGCGCTTTGACTACGGCCGCGCGGATAGCGAAAACCGCGTAGGTCAGGTGACCGGTCTGGCGTGGACGGAAGTGGGCGGCGATCTGCTGACCATCGAAACCGCCTGCGTTCCGGGCAAAGGCAAGTTAACCTACACCGGTTCACTTGGCGAAGTCATGCAGGAGTCGATTCAGGCAGCGCTGACCGTGGTACGCGCGCGTGCTGAGAAGCTTGGTATCAATCCGGACTTCTACGAAAAACGCGATATTCACGTGCACGTACCGGAAGGGGCAACGCCAAAAGATGGTCCGAGCGCCGGTACGGCGATGTGCACCGCGTTGGTTTCCTGCCTGACCGGTAACCCGGTACGCGCCGATGTGGCGATGACAGGGGAAATCACCCTGCGCGGCCAGGTGCTGCCAATCGGCGGTCTGAAGGAAAAACTGCTGGCGGCGCATCGTGGGGGGATTAAGACTGTTCTGATTCCTTACGAAAACAAGCGTGACCTTGAAGAAATTCCGGAAAACGTTATCGCCGATTTGGATATTCATCCGGTACAGCGAATCGAGGAAGTTCTGACACTTGCCCTGCAAAATGAACCGTTTGGCATGCAGGTTGTAAGCGCAAAATAGTGATATCGCGCAAATAGCGTTAAGAAAAGTGGGGCTGGTAAGTAAATTCGTACTTGCCAGCCTTTTTTTGTGTAGCTAACTTAGATCGCTGGCAGGGGTCATCGACAACTCTGTTGTAAGGGCATGACAGTCCTGATATAACTGCTGCGCGGTCGCGCCATGAAGGATTCTGGTGCGATATAAATTATAAAGAGAGGAAGAGAACAGTGAATAAATCTCAACTGATTGACAAAATTGCTGCGGGTGCGGACATTTCTAAAGCTGCAGCTGGACGTGCGTTAGATGCTTTGATCGCTTCTGTTACTGAATCTCTGCAAGCTGGGGATGATGTTGCGCTGGTAGGGTTCGGTACTTTTGCTGTTAAAGAGCGTGCTGCCCGTACTGGTCGCAACCCACAAACAGGTAAAGAAATTACCATTGCTGCCGCTAAAGTACCGGGCTTCCGTGCAGGTAAAGCGCTGAAAGACGCGGTAAACTAATCGGCACTCCCGTCAGGGAATGTGACGAAGTACAAGGGCGCATCGCGAGATGTGCCTTTTTTATTTGTCCAGAACGCGACTTTATGT contains the following coding sequences:
- the hupB gene encoding nucleoid-associated protein HU-beta; translation: MNKSQLIDKIAAGADISKAAAGRALDALIASVTESLQAGDDVALVGFGTFAVKERAARTGRNPQTGKEITIAAAKVPGFRAGKALKDAVN